A stretch of the Oenococcus sp. UCMA 16435 genome encodes the following:
- a CDS encoding sugar ABC transporter permease, which translates to MEEEKNLLDTKKQNILENSKNSILANKISVKKNDKFYALLFLGPSLLLLTLFIFYPMLKTLYLSLFLTNGNGQNTVFVGLQNYISLLTSSTYLASLLATFVYVFSISVLTILLGLLLASTASKNIRGSGFFRTIFSSTMGVSISVSAIFWLFIFNPSIGILNQIAAFLHLPILNWSTDPNLAMISVIISTVWMNLGFAFLVLFSAFESLPLSLYEETAIEGASPAYRFMHVTIPLISPTLFFVSIITLIESFKSFGLIDLMTAGGPNNATNLLVYQIYQDAFLNGNYSQASAESVILTIIIAVLTFVQFKYLEKKVNY; encoded by the coding sequence ATGGAAGAAGAGAAGAATTTACTCGACACAAAAAAACAAAATATCCTCGAGAATTCAAAAAATTCGATATTAGCAAATAAAATCAGTGTCAAAAAAAATGATAAATTTTATGCGCTACTGTTTTTGGGGCCATCGCTCCTCCTACTAACCCTTTTTATTTTTTATCCAATGCTGAAAACACTTTATTTAAGTCTGTTTCTCACCAATGGAAATGGACAAAATACGGTTTTCGTTGGATTGCAAAATTATATTTCTCTTTTAACATCCAGTACCTATCTCGCAAGTTTGCTGGCAACTTTCGTTTATGTCTTCAGCATTTCCGTCTTGACGATTCTTTTGGGGCTTTTGCTTGCAAGTACGGCCAGCAAAAATATCAGAGGATCAGGATTCTTTCGAACAATTTTTTCTTCGACAATGGGTGTTTCGATATCGGTTTCCGCGATCTTTTGGTTATTTATCTTCAATCCTTCAATTGGAATTTTGAACCAGATCGCAGCCTTTCTTCACCTGCCGATTTTAAACTGGTCGACTGATCCGAACCTGGCAATGATTTCGGTAATAATTTCAACCGTCTGGATGAATTTGGGTTTCGCATTCCTGGTACTTTTCAGTGCTTTTGAATCTTTGCCATTAAGTCTTTACGAGGAAACCGCCATTGAAGGAGCCAGCCCTGCATATCGTTTTATGCATGTGACGATTCCACTAATCTCGCCAACCCTTTTCTTTGTTTCCATTATTACGCTAATCGAATCATTCAAAAGTTTCGGTCTAATTGATCTAATGACAGCAGGTGGTCCTAATAATGCGACCAACCTACTTGTTTATCAAATTTATCAAGATGCTTTTTTAAATGGTAATTATTCGCAAGCCAGCGCTGAATCAGTAATCTTAACGATTATTATTGCTGTCTTAACCTTTGTTCAATTTAAATATCTGGAAAAGAAGGTCAACTATTAA
- a CDS encoding carbohydrate ABC transporter permease, whose amino-acid sequence MENINQWTGSKKAWHYLLLIILSLIILGPFIIGLWTSLLPTADISSGKLFIDNISLDNYWAALTQTPIIRYLFNSLFISILTMVCQVFFCSLAAYAFVFIDFKHRNFYFYLVLSTMMLPFEAEVIPNFQTIKSLGLLNSYLGMVVPFMTSAFGIFMLRQSFMQMPYELKEAADVEGLNHWQFYLKGALPYSKLSVYTLAAYSFLSAWNQYLWPLLTTFSDDYRPVQVGLRELQSQETFNNWGMIQASAAIIVIPTLIVLYFGQHYFKSGLNEGAVK is encoded by the coding sequence ATGGAAAATATAAATCAGTGGACCGGCAGCAAAAAAGCTTGGCACTATCTGCTGCTGATTATTTTGTCGCTCATAATCCTTGGCCCTTTTATAATCGGCCTTTGGACAAGCCTTCTGCCCACTGCCGATATTTCAAGTGGGAAACTTTTTATCGATAACATTTCGTTAGACAATTATTGGGCAGCTTTAACGCAAACGCCGATAATTCGTTATTTATTCAACAGTTTGTTCATCTCGATTTTAACAATGGTTTGTCAGGTATTCTTCTGTTCACTTGCAGCTTACGCTTTCGTTTTTATTGATTTCAAGCACCGTAATTTTTATTTTTACCTGGTCCTTTCAACCATGATGCTGCCATTTGAAGCGGAAGTAATCCCGAACTTTCAAACAATCAAATCATTGGGACTACTGAACAGTTATTTGGGAATGGTCGTCCCTTTTATGACGTCGGCTTTTGGAATTTTCATGCTGCGGCAGTCTTTTATGCAAATGCCCTACGAATTAAAAGAAGCAGCCGATGTCGAAGGATTAAATCACTGGCAATTTTACTTAAAAGGTGCTCTGCCCTACAGCAAATTAAGTGTTTACACCTTAGCAGCCTATAGTTTTCTTTCTGCCTGGAACCAATATCTCTGGCCACTATTAACGACTTTCAGCGATGATTATCGACCAGTTCAAGTCGGCCTGCGGGAACTGCAGTCCCAGGAAACTTTCAATAACTGGGGAATGATTCAAGCAAGTGCAGCAATCATTGTGATTCCGACCCTGATCGTCCTTTATTTTGGTCAACATTATTTTAAATCCGGTCTTAATGAAGGTGCCGTCAAATGA
- a CDS encoding ABC transporter substrate-binding protein, translating into MKNQKRVFYRLIIVLTITLLCLIPTTSLSAKQASAADNSKRIKIVFWHEMTGPAQTQLNEFVKQFNKSQSKYQVVSQFEGTYEEAVQKILNTHGSSTSPAVFQSADISVSQLYHSGYITKVQKFIDKDKSFNVNNISSVARAFYSQKGELLGMPFNTSQPVLYYNASLLKKYNITPPPLNPSYSDITRVAKQLYQRSDKKVKGMTMEVYGWLFDQLVANSGNYSVNNQNGRLATPTKASFINSGSLKAMEWIQENVKSGDFINYGSGTNAAANEMAAFLSGKLGIFMESSADIGQLTLGMKNQKLGVTYYPHADGQKANGVAIGGAALWISNDKSEEVQQGAWNFIKYLESAKNQATWQKATGYLALNKNSKKTKTLKDLYKKNPALKVPSKKLAKTIPNNSNSGIFVEGIVQERIILDTALDQIYNGSNIKSSLTQAEEAMNSYIKNNNRANGWRY; encoded by the coding sequence ATGAAAAATCAGAAGAGAGTTTTTTATCGATTAATTATTGTTTTGACAATTACACTTTTGTGTTTGATTCCAACCACTTCGTTAAGCGCAAAGCAGGCCTCTGCAGCCGACAATTCCAAAAGAATAAAAATTGTCTTTTGGCATGAGATGACCGGCCCGGCGCAAACCCAATTAAACGAATTTGTCAAACAATTCAATAAATCACAGAGCAAATATCAAGTCGTTTCCCAATTCGAAGGGACCTACGAAGAAGCCGTCCAAAAGATTTTAAACACGCATGGCAGCAGTACTTCGCCGGCTGTCTTCCAATCTGCCGATATTTCGGTTAGCCAGCTTTATCACAGCGGCTATATTACCAAGGTTCAAAAATTTATTGATAAAGACAAAAGTTTTAATGTAAACAATATATCTTCGGTTGCCCGGGCTTTTTATAGTCAAAAGGGAGAATTATTGGGGATGCCCTTCAATACATCGCAACCAGTTCTTTACTACAATGCTTCTCTATTGAAAAAATACAACATCACTCCGCCACCACTGAATCCAAGCTATAGTGATATTACCCGTGTGGCAAAACAGCTTTATCAAAGATCAGACAAAAAAGTTAAAGGAATGACAATGGAAGTTTACGGCTGGTTGTTTGATCAGCTAGTTGCGAATTCCGGAAACTACAGCGTCAATAATCAAAATGGTCGTCTGGCAACACCGACAAAAGCTTCTTTCATCAATTCCGGATCGCTTAAAGCAATGGAATGGATTCAGGAAAACGTTAAAAGCGGCGACTTTATAAACTATGGTTCCGGCACAAACGCCGCCGCAAACGAAATGGCAGCCTTTCTATCCGGCAAATTAGGTATATTTATGGAATCGTCAGCGGATATCGGTCAATTAACACTGGGCATGAAAAATCAAAAACTTGGCGTGACCTATTATCCCCATGCCGATGGCCAAAAGGCCAACGGTGTTGCGATTGGCGGTGCCGCTCTTTGGATCAGCAACGACAAAAGCGAAGAAGTCCAGCAAGGTGCCTGGAATTTCATCAAATACCTGGAAAGCGCCAAAAACCAGGCCACTTGGCAAAAAGCAACCGGCTATCTGGCTTTGAATAAGAACTCGAAAAAGACAAAAACTTTGAAAGATCTTTATAAGAAAAATCCAGCCCTGAAAGTTCCAAGCAAAAAATTAGCCAAGACCATTCCAAATAATTCCAATTCAGGAATTTTCGTCGAAGGAATTGTCCAGGAGCGAATCATTCTCGACACTGCCCTTGATCAAATATATAACGGCAGCAATATAAAAAGTTCTTTGACTCAGGCCGAAGAAGCAATGAACAGTTATATTAAAAATAATAATCGGGCCAATGGTTGGCGGTATTAA
- a CDS encoding glycerophosphodiester phosphodiesterase yields the protein MSYQKTLIFAHRGIPVRLPENSLAGFQYTIDHSADGIEFDVHLTKDRVPVVIHDERVDRTTDGNGFIKDYQFDELKKFELANGQAIPSLKGFLKLVENEPIRLNLEFKTDLFHYENIEAIVMEMVKKTNLKYPVIYSSFYLNSLRTCYQIDKDGQYCFLTPKYVHNAHHFMKVNHLAGLHLKHYQKLANTTERIWTVDDPLEEKKLLKKHVAGIFTNNFQKAAEILSE from the coding sequence ATGTCATATCAAAAAACTTTAATTTTTGCTCATCGCGGAATTCCAGTCCGCCTTCCGGAAAATTCACTAGCAGGTTTTCAATACACAATCGACCATTCGGCCGACGGAATCGAATTCGATGTTCATTTAACCAAAGATCGAGTTCCGGTAGTCATACACGACGAAAGAGTCGACCGAACAACAGATGGAAATGGTTTTATTAAAGATTATCAGTTTGACGAACTTAAAAAGTTCGAATTAGCCAATGGACAAGCGATTCCTTCTCTAAAAGGGTTTTTAAAATTAGTCGAGAACGAACCGATTAGACTGAACCTCGAGTTTAAGACCGATTTATTCCATTACGAAAATATCGAAGCAATTGTCATGGAGATGGTTAAAAAAACAAATCTTAAATATCCGGTAATTTATTCATCTTTTTATCTGAACTCTTTAAGAACCTGCTACCAAATAGATAAGGACGGTCAATATTGTTTCCTAACACCCAAATACGTCCACAATGCCCATCATTTTATGAAAGTCAACCACTTGGCCGGTTTGCACTTAAAACACTATCAAAAATTGGCCAATACAACCGAAAGAATATGGACAGTTGATGACCCGTTAGAAGAGAAAAAGTTGTTAAAAAAGCATGTTGCCGGCATTTTTACGAATAATTTTCAAAAAGCGGCCGAAATATTAAGCGAGTAA
- a CDS encoding metallophosphoesterase family protein gives MQLISNDNAPFKICQLTDLHLDPYPFSITDQQTISMIEQLLEKEQFDLIIITGDLIWGKKYASLETTLKYLYRIFDKTKTPLAITYGNHDNEGSFSRRQIRSYESHIKYPANKHQQYLVNDQENYTLEIFDEKSKQISHVIYVWDSGAYSNNEKVGLYSPIEVEQISWFNNLPYDNQVPRTDLGFLHIPIPEYTQAQNFIRDGQIGEPIGAPEINSGLFYSLVKDNNFKAIFAGHDHDNNFVANYKGIDFVYGNISGFNTYGKIKRGYKEISLYKDRVISKNVSFDSVLNIN, from the coding sequence ATGCAATTAATATCAAATGACAATGCTCCATTTAAAATATGTCAGTTAACCGATCTGCATCTTGATCCATATCCCTTTTCGATAACAGACCAACAAACTATATCAATGATCGAACAATTGTTGGAAAAAGAGCAGTTCGATTTAATAATAATTACCGGAGATCTGATTTGGGGCAAAAAATATGCAAGTCTCGAAACAACTCTGAAATATCTTTATAGAATTTTCGATAAAACAAAGACTCCTCTCGCAATTACTTATGGCAACCACGATAACGAAGGAAGCTTTAGTCGCCGACAAATTCGCAGTTACGAGTCCCACATCAAATATCCAGCAAACAAGCATCAACAATATCTTGTCAACGATCAAGAGAATTATACGTTGGAGATATTCGATGAAAAAAGCAAGCAAATATCTCATGTTATATATGTATGGGACAGCGGCGCCTATTCGAATAATGAAAAAGTCGGCCTTTATTCACCAATCGAAGTTGAACAAATAAGCTGGTTTAACAATCTCCCCTACGATAATCAAGTGCCAAGAACTGATCTCGGATTTCTGCATATCCCAATCCCGGAGTATACTCAGGCACAAAATTTTATTCGCGACGGGCAAATTGGCGAGCCAATTGGTGCGCCAGAAATCAATTCAGGGCTTTTTTACAGTCTGGTTAAAGATAATAATTTTAAAGCAATTTTTGCCGGCCACGATCACGACAACAATTTTGTTGCAAATTACAAAGGAATTGACTTTGTTTATGGAAATATAAGCGGCTTTAATACCTACGGAAAAATAAAAAGAGGCTATAAAGAAATCAGTCTCTATAAAGATAGAGTTATTAGTAAAAACGTTTCTTTTGACAGCGTGTTAAATATCAACTAG
- a CDS encoding MFS transporter: protein MKKILDKIELPANLFWGYVGLTLFMIGDGVEQGWISPYLVSRGVSVSSTSFLLTLYGVTVAIAAWLSGILVQTLGPRRVMLGAAAAFFIGSIGFVGFGVPQLNWPVMEIFYAIRGFGYPLFAYSFLTWINYTAPVDQRGAAVGWFWFMFSLGLSVIGPYYSAVFIPIIGHIAILWTGTAFVLFGTLIGVVFNRDKVPQKEIHDFSIHELLKAVTILKNARVSVGLVVKTINGLAQYGLAVFLPIYLATFGYSTTEWLHMWSLVFTVAIFANLFFGYVGDHIGWRNTIQWVGGVAYAFVLVAIYFTPRIVGHNFYVMTFVMCLAGVTMAGYVPLSALFPLLSPENKGAAMSILNLGAGLSTFVAPAIAGLFFKPLGAEGVLFIYAGFYILSAILTPFLKTPSELNSNVKTTKAPV, encoded by the coding sequence ATGAAAAAAATATTGGATAAAATTGAATTACCCGCAAACCTTTTTTGGGGTTACGTCGGGCTCACTTTATTTATGATTGGTGATGGTGTCGAACAGGGATGGATTTCTCCTTACTTGGTTTCACGAGGCGTGAGTGTAAGTAGTACATCATTTCTGTTAACGCTTTATGGTGTTACCGTTGCAATTGCGGCTTGGTTATCTGGAATTTTGGTCCAAACACTAGGACCAAGAAGGGTAATGTTGGGTGCTGCCGCGGCCTTTTTTATTGGCAGTATCGGTTTTGTTGGTTTCGGAGTACCACAATTGAATTGGCCTGTGATGGAAATATTTTATGCCATCAGAGGTTTTGGTTATCCACTCTTTGCTTATTCTTTTCTTACTTGGATTAACTATACAGCTCCCGTTGATCAAAGAGGGGCTGCGGTTGGTTGGTTCTGGTTCATGTTTTCATTGGGGCTGAGTGTTATTGGACCTTATTATTCTGCTGTCTTTATCCCAATAATTGGACATATTGCGATTCTTTGGACTGGAACAGCCTTTGTTTTGTTTGGAACTCTCATCGGGGTTGTTTTTAATCGTGATAAGGTTCCTCAAAAGGAAATACATGATTTTTCAATTCATGAACTTCTTAAAGCTGTTACAATCTTAAAAAATGCTCGTGTTTCAGTTGGGTTGGTTGTAAAAACAATCAACGGACTGGCTCAATACGGGTTGGCGGTTTTTCTACCAATTTATTTAGCTACTTTTGGTTATTCAACAACAGAATGGTTGCATATGTGGTCTCTTGTTTTCACGGTGGCTATCTTCGCTAATTTGTTTTTTGGATACGTTGGTGATCATATCGGTTGGAGAAATACAATTCAATGGGTTGGTGGAGTTGCTTATGCTTTTGTATTAGTTGCAATTTACTTTACTCCGCGGATCGTAGGCCATAATTTTTATGTAATGACCTTCGTAATGTGTCTTGCTGGTGTCACAATGGCTGGTTATGTTCCGCTTTCAGCCTTGTTTCCACTACTTTCGCCTGAAAATAAGGGTGCAGCAATGTCGATTCTTAATTTAGGCGCAGGACTTTCGACTTTCGTTGCGCCGGCAATTGCCGGCTTGTTCTTCAAGCCGTTGGGAGCTGAAGGAGTTCTATTTATATACGCAGGTTTTTATATTCTATCAGCAATTCTGACGCCTTTTTTGAAAACACCAAGTGAACTCAATAGCAATGTCAAGACGACTAAAGCGCCTGTTTAA
- a CDS encoding TIM barrel protein, which translates to MKYATRINSFKQSPYYKDQNLSTINVINLISQIDGITDIELNFPQAFEGSTIPKIKDAVKNAGLKVSGVALRYEHIFENGEFTNPDEKIRQKAIQMTKDAVDVCRQLGGSVTTIWTANDGFDYPFQINYNDAWDKTVDALKRVTTAYPDNKISFEYKPYEPRTFSLIEGISSTLLLEDEVGAKNLGVTLDFCHMLMKRENPAYSLALAARKHRLLGFHLNDGQGNTDDGLMLGTVHLLETLEFIYYAKKYHYDEVNYFDTFPIRENPIKECQQNVEMYKRLSNFIDDLGLDEIDSLINSQDGLSVQRKLLLNLLNNHDMSHN; encoded by the coding sequence ATGAAGTACGCAACGAGAATTAATTCGTTTAAACAGAGTCCTTATTATAAGGATCAAAATTTAAGTACGATTAACGTAATTAATTTAATATCGCAAATTGACGGAATCACGGATATTGAATTAAATTTTCCTCAAGCATTCGAGGGAAGCACGATACCAAAAATAAAAGATGCTGTCAAAAATGCTGGCTTAAAAGTTAGTGGAGTTGCATTGCGATACGAACATATCTTTGAAAATGGTGAGTTTACTAATCCCGATGAAAAAATAAGGCAAAAGGCAATTCAAATGACCAAGGATGCCGTTGATGTCTGCAGACAATTGGGCGGTTCAGTTACCACTATTTGGACAGCTAATGATGGTTTTGACTATCCCTTCCAAATTAATTACAACGATGCCTGGGACAAAACGGTTGATGCTTTAAAGCGGGTCACAACGGCTTATCCGGATAATAAAATTAGTTTTGAATACAAACCTTATGAACCAAGAACCTTTTCCTTAATTGAAGGAATTAGTTCGACTTTGTTGCTGGAAGACGAAGTTGGGGCGAAGAATTTAGGTGTGACCTTGGATTTTTGTCACATGTTAATGAAAAGGGAAAATCCAGCATATTCCCTAGCGCTGGCTGCTCGTAAACACCGCTTACTAGGTTTTCACTTGAATGATGGCCAGGGGAATACCGACGATGGTTTGATGCTTGGCACTGTCCACTTATTGGAAACGCTTGAGTTTATCTATTACGCAAAAAAGTATCACTATGATGAAGTTAATTATTTCGATACTTTTCCAATTCGTGAGAATCCTATTAAGGAATGCCAACAAAATGTTGAAATGTATAAACGCCTTAGCAACTTTATCGATGATCTCGGTCTTGATGAAATTGATTCATTGATTAACAGTCAAGACGGCTTGAGCGTACAACGAAAGTTGTTATTAAATTTATTAAATAATCATGATATGAGCCATAACTAA
- a CDS encoding SIS domain-containing protein, whose amino-acid sequence MTEPLSGREIILYARSIAPSLSNKEKLIADFIGNNYSQIPELSINNIADNLEVSNASITKVCKKIKCSGFFELKKKIKEYLEDSSLPSWDSTVENEFKFGDDNSTITQKVFAHVIIALQDTLEGLDKNVINSVSNILINLPTDNKVFLFGQGGSGILCSDFQHKLLKIGITAVFHQDANMQLMSASLAKKGDVAIGISHFGTTKDVIQCLGLVRFYGGTSICITNHAISPAADISNYTLHSSARNSPLIGENAAARVSQLTIMDVLYSILVVQHGGIFLKNLERTRSSVDSHRTNNGGKKC is encoded by the coding sequence ATGACTGAACCACTATCCGGAAGAGAAATCATACTGTATGCAAGGAGTATCGCTCCTTCTTTAAGCAATAAGGAAAAACTAATTGCTGATTTTATTGGCAATAATTATTCCCAAATTCCAGAATTATCAATTAATAATATTGCCGATAATTTGGAGGTCAGTAATGCTTCAATTACGAAAGTATGCAAAAAAATAAAATGTAGCGGTTTTTTTGAATTGAAGAAAAAAATCAAAGAATACCTTGAGGACAGCAGCCTACCATCATGGGACAGCACAGTAGAAAATGAATTTAAATTTGGTGACGATAACAGTACAATCACACAAAAAGTCTTCGCTCACGTTATTATTGCCCTACAGGATACACTGGAAGGTTTAGATAAAAACGTAATTAATTCAGTTTCAAACATCCTAATTAATCTTCCAACGGATAATAAAGTTTTTTTGTTTGGACAAGGAGGATCCGGAATTTTATGTTCCGATTTCCAACATAAATTATTGAAAATTGGAATTACTGCTGTTTTTCATCAAGACGCTAATATGCAATTGATGAGCGCTTCTTTAGCAAAAAAAGGAGATGTTGCAATTGGTATTTCTCATTTCGGCACAACAAAGGATGTTATCCAGTGTTTGGGGCTCGTTCGCTTTTATGGAGGAACATCTATCTGCATTACCAATCATGCAATCAGCCCCGCCGCGGATATTTCAAACTATACACTGCATTCATCTGCACGAAATTCTCCATTGATTGGAGAAAATGCAGCTGCCCGAGTTTCTCAATTAACAATCATGGATGTACTTTACAGTATTTTGGTAGTTCAGCACGGCGGCATTTTCCTAAAAAATTTGGAAAGAACAAGAAGTTCTGTCGATTCTCACAGAACAAATAACGGAGGCAAAAAATGCTAA
- a CDS encoding ribokinase: MLTDSKVVVIGSLNYDIIVKQQRMPAKGETVQGDDVIQGPGGKGANQAASSALLGINTYMVGKVGDDRFGQALTGSLKAFGVNVDHVLKHKITGLGLVHSMPDGDYYSTVIKGSNGSVLKEDVDKVSELTKNADFLVLQDEIPAETSDYAIKKFSIEPVSIILNNAPARRVSKEILAKVDWLIVNEIEAQIMADIKIDSREKAFEASDKLLKMVKSGVVITLGEHGSIAKTKNEKVFIPAKKNIHAIDTTGAGDSFIGGLISAFEQKMNLKDSMRFATEVSAITVTKNGGQASFPTLKEIQKSFSKAK, encoded by the coding sequence ATGCTAACTGATTCAAAAGTTGTGGTAATTGGAAGTTTGAATTACGATATCATTGTCAAACAACAACGTATGCCGGCTAAGGGCGAAACAGTGCAAGGCGATGATGTCATTCAGGGTCCCGGGGGAAAAGGTGCTAATCAAGCTGCAAGTTCGGCTCTCTTAGGAATCAATACTTATATGGTTGGGAAAGTCGGTGACGATCGTTTTGGCCAGGCTTTAACCGGTTCCCTGAAGGCTTTTGGAGTTAATGTTGATCACGTTTTGAAGCATAAAATTACCGGTCTAGGTTTAGTCCATAGCATGCCGGATGGCGATTATTACAGCACTGTAATTAAAGGTTCCAACGGATCAGTATTAAAGGAAGATGTTGACAAGGTTTCAGAGTTAACAAAAAATGCCGATTTCCTTGTTTTGCAAGATGAAATTCCCGCTGAAACAAGTGATTATGCGATCAAAAAATTTTCCATCGAACCAGTATCGATTATTTTGAATAATGCTCCAGCACGAAGAGTTTCCAAAGAAATATTAGCAAAAGTCGATTGGTTAATAGTGAACGAAATAGAAGCGCAAATAATGGCTGATATAAAAATCGATTCACGCGAAAAAGCCTTCGAAGCATCCGACAAACTTCTAAAAATGGTTAAAAGCGGCGTCGTAATTACTTTAGGTGAACACGGATCCATTGCCAAGACGAAGAATGAAAAAGTCTTTATTCCCGCCAAAAAAAATATTCATGCTATCGACACAACCGGTGCCGGAGATTCATTCATCGGTGGACTAATATCAGCTTTTGAACAAAAAATGAATTTAAAAGACAGCATGCGATTTGCAACAGAAGTAAGTGCAATCACAGTAACAAAAAATGGTGGCCAAGCATCCTTCCCGACCCTAAAAGAAATCCAAAAATCTTTTTCAAAAGCAAAATAA
- a CDS encoding GntR family transcriptional regulator encodes MGIYNGNKNSRKQIVSSIQMDIIKNRKIGEKLPSETEYANLFGTARSTIQKALRDLETMQLIKRIQGKGSFVIFKHPKIEMFNFKGFSEYAHQIGAIPITKLIEKKKISDGHKMVLRRLRSIKISEEITPLTLDQSILSLDDFPGLDQYDFEKNSLYDILRTEYETNPAIANLEVAPFIPKKEISNLLAVSQKIPLLKVNGFVYNSSSEIMEEVNIIYSDQTRFKFTLGI; translated from the coding sequence ATGGGAATTTATAACGGAAATAAAAATTCAAGAAAACAGATTGTCTCCAGTATTCAAATGGACATTATCAAAAACAGAAAAATCGGAGAAAAATTACCATCAGAAACTGAATATGCAAATCTTTTCGGAACTGCCAGATCAACAATTCAAAAAGCCTTAAGAGATTTAGAGACCATGCAGTTAATCAAAAGGATTCAAGGAAAAGGATCATTTGTAATATTTAAGCATCCAAAAATAGAGATGTTTAATTTCAAGGGATTCTCAGAGTATGCACACCAAATTGGGGCTATTCCGATAACTAAATTAATTGAAAAAAAGAAAATTAGTGATGGCCATAAAATGGTCCTGAGACGTTTGCGTAGTATCAAAATCAGCGAAGAAATAACTCCTCTAACACTGGACCAATCTATTTTGAGTTTGGATGATTTTCCGGGACTAGATCAATATGATTTTGAAAAGAATTCTTTATATGACATTCTAAGGACTGAATATGAAACTAATCCAGCGATAGCTAATCTCGAAGTAGCACCATTTATTCCAAAAAAAGAAATTAGTAATTTGCTGGCAGTTTCTCAAAAAATCCCTTTGCTAAAAGTGAATGGTTTTGTGTATAATTCTAGTTCCGAAATCATGGAAGAAGTTAACATAATCTACAGTGATCAGACACGTTTCAAATTCACTCTTGGAATTTAG
- a CDS encoding ADP-ribosylglycohydrolase family protein, with product MRDKDKILGTLYGQAIGDAMGMPSELWPIQKIREKFNGKITDFMDGTKDNDIALNFSRGQYTDDTNQAFAILDALIETNWEPKQEVLVKHIMKWANEVGAWKNNILGPSSKAALTLIKEGKDPTEVTKKALTNGAGMRIAPIGSLFETNQIDDLVKMVYQVTKITHSSDVSISGANMIAGAVTAGIANYSWNDIIDYAIKANNLGLKLGSPTWAAKNKNRLEIGIDIADKYVNDEDEFSKQIYETLGTGTMISESIPAAVSMAYYAKDVEKCAILCSNLGGDTDTIGAMATAICGAKNGASNIPIEWKQLIDQENPQHNIDKLSDKIMSFKN from the coding sequence ATGAGAGATAAAGACAAAATTTTAGGAACACTTTATGGCCAAGCAATTGGTGACGCAATGGGAATGCCCTCTGAATTATGGCCTATTCAAAAAATTAGAGAAAAATTCAATGGAAAAATCACTGATTTTATGGATGGAACAAAGGACAACGACATTGCATTAAACTTCAGCAGAGGCCAATACACCGATGATACGAACCAAGCCTTTGCAATTCTTGACGCCTTAATTGAAACAAATTGGGAACCCAAACAAGAAGTTTTGGTTAAACACATCATGAAATGGGCCAATGAAGTAGGGGCTTGGAAAAATAATATCCTTGGCCCAAGCAGCAAGGCCGCTCTTACTTTAATTAAAGAAGGAAAAGATCCAACCGAAGTTACTAAAAAAGCACTAACGAACGGAGCCGGAATGAGAATAGCTCCAATAGGGTCCCTTTTCGAAACAAATCAAATTGATGATTTGGTTAAGATGGTGTATCAAGTCACAAAAATAACTCATTCAAGCGATGTCTCAATAAGTGGAGCCAACATGATTGCCGGTGCAGTAACGGCCGGAATCGCAAATTACTCATGGAACGATATCATTGATTATGCGATTAAAGCAAATAATTTGGGCTTAAAACTCGGATCGCCCACTTGGGCTGCTAAAAACAAAAATCGTCTAGAAATAGGGATCGATATAGCAGACAAGTACGTCAACGATGAAGACGAATTCAGCAAGCAAATATATGAAACTCTAGGAACCGGAACCATGATTTCAGAGAGTATTCCAGCAGCTGTTTCGATGGCCTATTATGCAAAAGATGTTGAGAAATGCGCAATTCTATGTTCGAACCTCGGTGGAGATACAGACACAATCGGAGCAATGGCTACAGCAATTTGTGGTGCTAAGAACGGAGCATCAAACATTCCAATTGAGTGGAAACAGCTGATAGATCAAGAAAATCCGCAACACAATATCGATAAACTCAGTGATAAAATCATGTCATTTAAAAACTAG